One genomic segment of Deinococcus aestuarii includes these proteins:
- a CDS encoding DUF4388 domain-containing protein produces MSAPRSVLFVMGTFARGRAHALLGTGRGLEASFAEGALYALTQLERIVPDLIVCDEKMADLGGEDFFEIVRNDPATARCPFLLVSREKPARFSGPLDLWQAPGLSPQELIGVVLEHLEGLGPSPDPRPATAVDEPPLTDDLLLDDAPEEGPVPGEAPDEGGAQLQGTLELIGLFDLLSFLNQMRKSGRLLVQLGEAAQFVLDGGEVVWAEYGLLSGEAAFFRAFALTEAAPGAPFTFSPLRQGEVRGLPHTITTPTQHLMLEATVQLDHARAAHG; encoded by the coding sequence GTGAGCGCCCCCCGCAGCGTGCTCTTCGTGATGGGGACCTTCGCGCGCGGCCGGGCCCACGCCCTGCTGGGCACCGGGCGCGGGCTGGAGGCGAGCTTCGCCGAGGGGGCGCTCTACGCCCTCACCCAACTCGAACGCATCGTGCCCGATCTGATCGTCTGCGACGAGAAGATGGCCGATCTGGGCGGCGAGGACTTCTTCGAGATCGTCCGCAACGACCCGGCGACCGCCCGCTGCCCCTTTCTCCTCGTCTCACGGGAAAAGCCCGCCCGCTTCAGCGGCCCCCTCGACCTGTGGCAGGCCCCCGGCCTCTCCCCCCAGGAGCTGATCGGCGTGGTGCTGGAGCACCTGGAGGGGCTGGGTCCCTCTCCGGACCCCCGGCCCGCTACCGCCGTGGACGAGCCCCCGCTGACCGACGACCTGCTCCTCGACGACGCGCCGGAGGAAGGTCCCGTGCCCGGTGAGGCCCCCGATGAGGGCGGCGCCCAGCTTCAGGGCACCCTCGAACTCATCGGGTTGTTCGACCTGCTGAGCTTTCTCAACCAGATGCGCAAGAGCGGGCGGCTGCTCGTGCAGCTCGGCGAGGCGGCGCAGTTCGTCCTCGACGGCGGGGAGGTCGTCTGGGCCGAGTACGGCCTCCTGAGCGGCGAGGCGGCCTTTTTCCGCGCCTTTGCGCTGACGGAGGCGGCCCCCGGGGCCCCCTTCACCTTCTCGCCGCTGCGCCAGGGCGAGGTGCGGGGGCTGCCCCACACGATCACCACCCCCACCCAACACCTGATGCTGGAGGCCACCGTGCAGCTCGACCACGCGCGGGCGGCCCACGGCTGA
- a CDS encoding methyl-accepting chemotaxis protein: MQLQFQTARLSSPARSRGLRAPGGPLANLRVGQKLALTALAFGLPLSVLISLVLADQQRVISVTRGEVNALPLFAPLQDLQGDLGNYTDHLLEGEPDTLQLAARVDRRLQRLETQVPDAARARLAELKRDWTAYQAGGAARSPGALLEELDGLLNVQTRLAQDLLDSSKLSLDSTLPVYHLQNSTLGFLAQLRRSFRVAYLNGEAADPSRALGVLQRETVLARQALASFEDAATRAVRADPDLQGSFGAASTRFVQTAGRLVADMEGAVAQGDLRALNLKALEEQSEEGVRAVQVAGTAGLQRLLSERLAQEQRDRLLSLLGVGAALLAAFGLLIALARSIVGPLGTLTRASQALGGGDLDVRVPVRSRDELGFMASTFNRTAAQLHENEVKTRREREEAQRLQQNIGEFLDVTMDIADGDLTRRGRVTEDVLGNVVDSINLMADELSAVLRSVQAASSSVSGGAQAMLGTTGEIVQGTEATLGEAQRVRAQVQEVTAAIRRMAETAAASATAAGQALSVSVQGQDAVKDTLGGMQNVRREVQDISKRVKALGDRSLEIQEIVDTITRLSSQTNLLALNAAIEAAGAGEAGSRFAIVADEVRKLAENSAQATGRIATLIKTVQGEIQEVVASVEDGTREVESGYRVATTAGERLQELGALARQSAQLAESIRAATTEQVRGVEQVGQAVGEIAQIAERSSVSVQRGRQAAEELQSLAGQLDGSLERFRLPG, translated from the coding sequence ATGCAACTCCAGTTCCAGACGGCCCGCCTCTCCTCCCCAGCCCGGTCCCGTGGCCTGCGCGCGCCCGGCGGCCCCCTCGCCAACCTGCGCGTCGGCCAGAAGCTCGCCCTGACCGCCCTCGCCTTCGGTCTTCCGCTCAGCGTGCTCATCTCGCTCGTGCTCGCCGACCAGCAGCGGGTCATCAGCGTCACCCGGGGCGAGGTGAACGCCCTGCCCCTCTTCGCGCCCCTTCAGGACCTGCAAGGTGACCTCGGCAACTACACCGACCACCTGCTGGAGGGCGAGCCGGACACCCTGCAGCTCGCGGCGCGCGTCGACCGGCGCCTGCAACGGCTCGAAACCCAGGTCCCCGACGCCGCCCGGGCCCGGCTGGCGGAACTGAAGCGCGACTGGACGGCCTACCAGGCGGGGGGGGCGGCCCGCTCCCCGGGGGCACTGCTGGAGGAGCTCGACGGGCTCCTGAACGTCCAGACCCGGCTCGCGCAGGACCTGCTCGACAGCTCGAAGCTCTCCCTCGACTCCACGCTCCCGGTCTACCACCTCCAGAACAGCACGCTGGGCTTCCTCGCGCAGCTCAGGCGCAGCTTCCGCGTCGCCTACCTCAACGGCGAGGCCGCCGACCCCTCGCGGGCCCTGGGCGTCTTGCAGCGTGAGACCGTGCTCGCCCGGCAGGCGCTGGCCTCCTTCGAGGACGCGGCCACCCGCGCGGTGCGCGCCGACCCGGACCTGCAAGGCAGTTTCGGGGCCGCGAGCACGCGCTTCGTGCAGACGGCGGGCCGGCTCGTCGCCGACATGGAGGGGGCGGTGGCCCAGGGGGACCTCCGGGCCCTGAACCTCAAGGCGCTCGAGGAGCAGTCGGAAGAGGGCGTCCGGGCCGTGCAGGTGGCAGGCACCGCCGGGTTGCAGCGCCTGCTGTCCGAGCGTCTGGCCCAGGAGCAGCGCGACCGCCTGCTGTCCCTGCTCGGCGTGGGCGCGGCGCTGCTCGCCGCCTTCGGCCTGTTGATCGCGCTCGCCCGCAGCATCGTGGGGCCGCTGGGCACGCTGACCCGCGCCAGCCAGGCGCTCGGGGGGGGCGACCTCGACGTGCGGGTGCCCGTGCGCAGCCGCGACGAGCTGGGCTTCATGGCGAGCACCTTCAACCGCACCGCCGCCCAGCTTCACGAGAACGAGGTCAAAACCCGGCGCGAGCGCGAGGAGGCCCAGCGGTTGCAGCAAAATATCGGCGAGTTCCTCGACGTGACGATGGACATCGCCGACGGCGACCTCACCCGGCGCGGGCGCGTCACCGAGGACGTGCTCGGCAACGTGGTGGACTCGATCAACCTGATGGCCGACGAGCTGAGCGCGGTGCTGCGCAGCGTCCAGGCCGCCTCGAGTTCGGTGAGCGGCGGCGCGCAGGCGATGCTGGGCACCACCGGCGAGATCGTGCAGGGCACCGAGGCGACCCTGGGCGAGGCCCAGCGGGTGCGCGCTCAGGTGCAGGAGGTGACGGCCGCGATCCGCCGGATGGCCGAGACCGCCGCCGCGAGCGCGACCGCCGCGGGGCAGGCGCTCAGCGTCTCGGTGCAGGGCCAGGACGCCGTGAAGGACACCCTGGGCGGGATGCAAAACGTCCGGCGCGAGGTGCAGGACATCTCCAAGCGCGTGAAAGCCCTCGGCGACCGCTCGCTGGAGATTCAGGAGATCGTGGACACCATCACCCGCCTCTCCTCGCAGACGAACCTGCTCGCGCTCAACGCGGCCATCGAGGCGGCGGGCGCGGGCGAGGCCGGAAGCCGCTTTGCCATCGTCGCCGACGAGGTGCGCAAGCTCGCCGAGAACAGCGCCCAGGCGACGGGGCGCATCGCCACCCTGATCAAGACGGTGCAGGGCGAGATTCAGGAGGTGGTCGCCTCGGTGGAGGACGGCACCCGCGAGGTGGAGTCGGGCTACCGGGTCGCCACGACCGCCGGTGAACGGCTCCAGGAACTCGGCGCCCTCGCCCGGCAGTCGGCCCAGCTCGCCGAGAGCATCCGCGCGGCCACGACCGAGCAGGTGCGCGGGGTCGAGCAGGTGGGGCAGGCGGTCGGCGAGATCGCCCAGATCGCCGAGCGGTCGAGCGTGTCCGTGCAGCGCGGCCGCCAGGCCGCCGAGGAACTTCAGAGCCTCGCCGGTCAACTGGACGGAAGCCTCGAACGCTTCCGGCTCCCCGGTTAG
- a CDS encoding response regulator — MVFKRDSADPRPESAPSVRRVLVIEDSAPDALLLELAFEELAPGVQVHLAHDGEEALHALATLPEPDLVLLDLHLPGRDGLELLALLRARLGDAARVVCWSSRAQPREVEATSAHGAAYVEKPIGHDDLLVLVGGWLRP; from the coding sequence ATGGTCTTCAAGCGCGACAGCGCCGACCCGCGCCCCGAGTCGGCGCCGTCGGTGCGGCGGGTGCTCGTGATTGAGGATTCCGCCCCGGACGCCCTGCTGCTCGAACTCGCCTTCGAGGAGCTGGCGCCCGGCGTGCAGGTCCACCTCGCGCACGACGGGGAAGAAGCGCTGCACGCCCTCGCCACGCTGCCCGAGCCCGACCTCGTGTTGCTCGACCTGCACCTGCCGGGACGGGATGGGCTCGAACTCCTGGCCCTGCTGCGCGCCCGGCTGGGAGACGCGGCCCGGGTGGTGTGCTGGAGCAGCCGCGCCCAGCCCCGCGAGGTCGAGGCCACCTCCGCCCACGGCGCTGCCTACGTGGAAAAGCCCATCGGGCACGACGACCTGCTCGTCCTCGTCGGGGGCTGGCTGCGCCCCTGA
- a CDS encoding response regulator, with translation MTAHSAELLGGYLLESGQTLTQFDARLGELRAGHDPGAVDALAVLCHRMRGSAALYGFPQMSSLAALAERLLEPRPTLPEGLRQSLLDVLGNVAVCLRGALEGVAGGQGEGEVGLTFSQIGGTRRLQDLLAAQPTAFRAPSAPERAKGPEVPGLPAGLEANLRAFREGQSDLWSYFAPEVREHLGALRAGLEAGESGDVTEMFRAAHTIKGSAYMVGFEVLGDFGHGLENLLSAVRDGERSLDAPARQALLEAASVVERLLRAAEGEPDDLAPVLARVGGRLAALVGGEGPGPGVPAVPAPEPGAPRPASPERRESVRVDPRRLDALMDLVGELVVSRARLGQTLSQLSTLGQAMADSHARISRAVRDFEERYLNPDMVRVGEGPAASRAGASVGELFDELEFDAYDDLNILARAVTELAADFGEVRTGFGSGLSGLRDESERLGKLLRQLRQEVARTSRVPFGQATVRLRRWARDREELFHLVTEGERVEVEAGVLQGLADPLLHLVTNAAHHGLEAARERVRAGKPALGTIRVRAVARGHHLDVEVSDDGRGIDVAAVRERALARGLHSAAELQAMTDEAALRLILLPGLSTAREVTAEAGRGVGMDVVASNVRRLGGELLIRSRPGEGTTFTLRVPLTVRVAEILLARVGPQTVAFATNSVAALRELDPGQVLGTPAGEEVEYEGQRLTLHPLRPLWGLPDAGAPGPRRVAVVQTASGLTAVEVDEFLDIEEVSLRPLEPLLASLPFLAGATVTSGGEVVPLLDPGGLERLAAEPRRWAPRAAVQAARHRTRLLLVDDSVSVRRVVGRMLERGGYRVVTAADGQAALEVLSQDPAFDLILSDLEMPRMNGYELIEALRARAATAGTPVVVMTTRAGEKHQRLAFSLGATDYFSKPVDETLLLRRLAQLCAGGAP, from the coding sequence GTGACCGCGCACTCCGCCGAGTTGCTGGGCGGCTACCTGCTCGAAAGCGGGCAAACCCTCACCCAGTTCGACGCCCGCCTGGGTGAACTGCGCGCCGGGCACGACCCGGGGGCGGTGGACGCCCTCGCCGTGCTCTGCCACCGGATGCGGGGCAGCGCGGCCCTCTACGGCTTTCCGCAGATGTCGAGCCTCGCCGCCCTCGCCGAGCGGCTCCTCGAACCCCGCCCCACGCTGCCCGAGGGGCTCCGGCAGAGCCTCCTCGACGTGCTCGGCAACGTCGCCGTCTGCCTGCGCGGCGCCCTGGAGGGGGTGGCGGGCGGCCAGGGCGAGGGTGAGGTGGGCCTCACCTTCTCCCAGATCGGGGGCACCCGCCGGCTGCAAGACCTCCTGGCCGCCCAGCCCACCGCCTTCCGCGCCCCGTCGGCCCCGGAGCGGGCCAAGGGACCGGAGGTTCCGGGTCTCCCCGCCGGGCTGGAGGCAAATCTTCGCGCTTTCCGCGAGGGGCAGAGCGACCTGTGGAGCTACTTCGCCCCCGAGGTGCGCGAGCACCTGGGGGCCCTGCGCGCCGGGCTGGAGGCGGGCGAGTCGGGCGACGTGACCGAGATGTTCCGCGCCGCCCACACCATCAAGGGCAGCGCCTACATGGTGGGCTTCGAGGTGCTGGGCGACTTCGGGCACGGCCTGGAGAACCTGCTCTCGGCGGTGCGCGACGGCGAGCGTTCCCTCGACGCCCCGGCGCGGCAGGCCCTCCTCGAGGCCGCCTCCGTGGTCGAGCGGCTGCTGCGTGCGGCGGAGGGCGAGCCCGACGACCTCGCGCCCGTCCTCGCGCGGGTGGGCGGGCGGCTGGCCGCGCTGGTTGGGGGCGAGGGACCCGGGCCGGGGGTCCCGGCCGTGCCGGCCCCCGAGCCGGGGGCCCCGCGCCCGGCCAGCCCCGAGCGCCGCGAGAGCGTGCGGGTCGATCCGCGCCGCCTCGACGCCCTGATGGACCTCGTGGGCGAACTCGTGGTCTCGCGCGCCCGGCTGGGGCAGACGCTCTCGCAGCTCTCCACCCTGGGGCAGGCGATGGCCGACAGCCACGCGCGCATCAGCCGGGCGGTGCGCGACTTCGAAGAGCGCTACCTCAACCCCGACATGGTGCGGGTGGGGGAAGGGCCCGCCGCCTCCCGGGCGGGCGCCAGCGTCGGCGAGCTGTTCGACGAGCTGGAGTTCGACGCCTACGACGACCTCAACATCCTCGCGCGGGCGGTGACCGAACTCGCCGCCGACTTCGGGGAGGTCAGAACGGGCTTCGGCAGCGGCCTTTCGGGCCTGCGCGACGAGAGCGAGCGGCTCGGCAAGCTGCTGCGCCAGCTTCGCCAGGAGGTCGCCCGCACCAGCCGGGTGCCCTTCGGGCAGGCCACGGTCCGCCTGCGCCGCTGGGCGCGGGACCGCGAGGAGCTGTTCCATCTGGTCACCGAGGGCGAGCGGGTGGAGGTCGAGGCGGGGGTGCTCCAGGGCCTGGCCGACCCCCTGCTCCACCTCGTGACGAACGCGGCCCACCACGGCCTCGAAGCTGCCCGGGAGCGGGTCCGGGCGGGCAAACCGGCCCTGGGCACCATCCGCGTCCGCGCCGTGGCGCGCGGGCACCACCTCGACGTGGAGGTCAGCGACGACGGGCGGGGCATCGACGTGGCGGCCGTGCGGGAGCGGGCCCTGGCGCGCGGGCTGCACTCGGCCGCCGAACTCCAGGCCATGACCGACGAGGCGGCCCTGCGGCTGATCCTGCTGCCCGGCCTCTCGACCGCCCGCGAGGTGACGGCGGAGGCGGGGCGCGGGGTCGGCATGGACGTGGTGGCGAGCAACGTCCGGCGCCTGGGCGGGGAACTGCTGATCCGCAGCCGCCCGGGGGAGGGCACCACCTTCACCCTGCGCGTGCCCCTCACCGTGCGCGTGGCGGAAATCCTGCTCGCCCGGGTGGGCCCCCAGACGGTGGCGTTTGCCACCAACAGCGTCGCGGCCTTGCGCGAGCTCGACCCCGGCCAGGTGCTCGGCACCCCGGCGGGCGAGGAGGTCGAGTACGAGGGCCAGCGCCTGACCCTGCACCCCCTGCGTCCCCTGTGGGGGCTGCCGGACGCGGGCGCACCCGGCCCCCGCCGCGTGGCGGTGGTGCAGACGGCCTCGGGGCTCACGGCGGTCGAGGTGGACGAGTTTCTCGACATCGAGGAGGTGTCGCTGCGCCCGCTCGAGCCGCTGCTCGCCAGCCTGCCCTTCCTGGCGGGGGCGACGGTGACGAGTGGGGGGGAGGTCGTGCCGCTGCTCGACCCGGGGGGACTGGAGCGCCTCGCCGCCGAGCCCCGGCGCTGGGCTCCCCGCGCCGCCGTGCAGGCGGCCCGGCACCGGACCCGGCTGCTCCTCGTGGACGATTCGGTGAGCGTGCGCCGGGTGGTGGGGCGGATGCTCGAACGCGGCGGCTACCGGGTCGTGACCGCCGCCGACGGTCAGGCGGCGCTGGAAGTGCTCTCGCAAGACCCGGCCTTCGACCTCATTCTCAGCGACCTGGAGATGCCCCGCATGAACGGTTACGAACTGATCGAGGCCCTGCGCGCCCGCGCCGCCACCGCCGGAACGCCCGTCGTGGTGATGACGACGCGGGCGGGCGAGAAGCACCAGCGCCTGGCCTTTTCGCTCGGCGCCACCGACTACTTCAGCAAGCCCGTGGACGAGACGCTGCTCCTGCGGCGGCTGGCCCAGCTCTGCGCCGGGGGGGCCCCGTGA
- a CDS encoding response regulator — protein MTRPLRLLLIDDSLVDRQLAEEVFAEYAGLCTVRTCASGTAALEMLDSGQATLPDVILLDINMPGMNGFEVLAALKGHPRLAQIPVVMLSTSGHDSDVARAYTLHASSYLVKSVSFGDFVSQIESFLEFWRTSRLTTWPEMIAR, from the coding sequence ATGACGCGCCCCCTGCGCCTGCTGCTGATCGACGACAGTCTGGTGGATCGCCAGCTCGCCGAGGAGGTCTTCGCCGAGTACGCCGGGCTGTGCACCGTCCGCACCTGCGCGAGCGGGACCGCCGCCCTCGAAATGCTGGACAGTGGGCAGGCCACCTTGCCCGACGTGATCTTGCTCGACATCAACATGCCCGGCATGAACGGGTTCGAGGTGCTGGCCGCCCTCAAGGGGCACCCGCGCCTCGCCCAGATCCCGGTGGTCATGCTCAGCACGTCGGGCCACGACTCGGACGTCGCCCGGGCGTACACCCTCCACGCGAGCTCATACCTCGTGAAGTCGGTGAGCTTCGGGGACTTCGTGAGCCAGATCGAGAGCTTTCTGGAATTCTGGCGAACCTCCCGGCTCACCACCTGGCCGGAGATGATCGCTCGCTGA
- a CDS encoding response regulator, which produces MARILVADDSTADLALMESILRSADHQVITVSDPAQVEGRVAAERPDLVLLDVVMPGQNGYEVLRALRKNALTQGVKVVLVSSKGNDTDVRWGLRQGASEYVTKPYTPAQILASVRRVVG; this is translated from the coding sequence ATGGCCCGTATTCTCGTTGCAGACGACTCGACCGCCGACCTCGCCTTGATGGAGAGCATCCTGCGCTCGGCCGACCATCAGGTCATCACCGTGAGCGATCCGGCCCAGGTCGAGGGCCGGGTGGCGGCCGAGCGGCCCGATCTGGTGCTGCTCGACGTGGTCATGCCCGGGCAAAACGGTTACGAGGTGCTGCGGGCGCTGCGGAAAAACGCCCTGACCCAGGGGGTCAAGGTCGTGCTGGTCTCGAGCAAGGGCAACGACACCGACGTGCGCTGGGGCCTGCGCCAGGGGGCCAGCGAGTACGTGACCAAGCCGTACACGCCCGCCCAGATTCTCGCCTCCGTGCGCCGCGTGGTGGGCTGA
- a CDS encoding MHYT domain-containing protein encodes MDHAHHALTHQWNTTYVALSYAIATLASYVSLELAARAGRRPTEAGNRFWLVAQALIIGYGIWAMHFVGMLAFQVPAAVSYNLPLTVVSGLAAVALLYPALTILHGGPLTARRLLAAGGVAGTGIVVMHYLGMYAFRVPGTAVSVNWGPFLASVLIAVGASAAALFLFKLVSSEWAEGRSRAVMTGLKIGAGLVMGLAIVSMHYTGMAAWQHRVVNAGALGSAASGADTGLLALIIGVISFLLIGLAVTSILMDSGGVRELGELEFTPEGTD; translated from the coding sequence ATGGATCACGCCCACCACGCCCTGACGCACCAGTGGAACACCACGTACGTCGCCCTGTCCTACGCCATCGCCACCCTGGCCTCCTACGTCTCGCTGGAACTCGCCGCCCGCGCGGGCCGCCGCCCCACCGAGGCGGGCAACCGCTTCTGGCTGGTCGCGCAGGCGCTCATCATCGGCTACGGCATCTGGGCGATGCATTTCGTCGGCATGCTGGCCTTTCAGGTCCCGGCCGCCGTGAGCTACAACCTGCCGCTGACGGTGGTCTCGGGGCTGGCGGCGGTGGCCCTGCTCTACCCGGCCCTGACGATCCTGCACGGCGGTCCCCTGACGGCCCGGCGGCTCCTCGCGGCGGGCGGCGTCGCGGGCACCGGCATCGTCGTCATGCACTACCTGGGGATGTACGCCTTCCGCGTTCCGGGCACGGCCGTGAGCGTGAACTGGGGCCCCTTCCTGGCGTCCGTCCTGATCGCCGTGGGGGCGAGCGCCGCCGCGCTGTTCCTCTTCAAGCTGGTGTCCAGCGAGTGGGCCGAGGGCCGCTCCCGGGCGGTGATGACGGGCCTCAAGATCGGCGCCGGTCTGGTCATGGGGCTGGCGATTGTCAGTATGCACTACACCGGCATGGCGGCCTGGCAGCACCGCGTGGTGAACGCCGGCGCGCTCGGCAGCGCCGCCTCGGGGGCCGACACCGGCCTGCTCGCGCTGATCATCGGCGTGATTTCTTTCCTGCTGATCGGGCTGGCCGTCACCAGCATCCTGATGGACTCGGGCGGCGTGCGCGAACTCGGGGAGCTGGAGTTCACCCCGGAGGGCACGGACTGA
- a CDS encoding AMP-binding protein → MTDPEARHGADSPGARAFQAARQVLLDHASDPQAAHAAFHWPELTTFNWALDVFAPLAARLGEAPALFWDGGELSYADLGARAGGVANHLRALGVGRGDRVLVMLGNVPELWVVLIACMGLGAPILPAATLLTAADVEDRVERGRVRAVVTDGANVEKFAGLPGDLLRVSVDASAGPGWHSLAGADRAPAGFTPDGVTRASDPVLLYFTSGTTSRPKLVVHTHASYPAGHLSTGYYLGLREGDRHWNISSPGWAKHAWSSFFVPLTVGAAVYLDNARFDAAATLGKLVRQSVTTLCAPPTVWRMLIQQDLAAYPVRLREAVGAGEPLNPEVITRVRAAWGVTIRDGYGQTETTAQVGNPPGVPVRPGSMGRPLPGYEVVLLDEHGREADEGELNLRLGAARPLGLMVGYDGDPERTAAVLGGATYPTGDIVRRDEDGYLFSVGRSDDVFKSADYRVSPFELESFLVTHPLVAEAGVVPSPHPERLCVPKAYVVLAPGVEPSAEVARELLAFAREGLSPHLRIRRLEFAPLPKTISGKIRRVELTAHARQGVEGGVRGELEFWEEDFPAPQPG, encoded by the coding sequence ATGACCGATCCCGAAGCCCGGCACGGCGCGGACAGCCCCGGCGCCCGCGCCTTCCAGGCCGCCCGGCAGGTGCTGCTCGACCACGCGTCCGATCCCCAGGCCGCGCACGCCGCTTTCCACTGGCCGGAACTCACGACCTTCAACTGGGCGCTCGACGTGTTCGCGCCGCTGGCGGCCCGGCTGGGGGAGGCGCCTGCGCTGTTCTGGGACGGGGGGGAGCTGTCCTACGCGGACCTGGGCGCCCGCGCGGGCGGCGTGGCGAACCACCTGCGGGCCCTGGGGGTGGGGCGCGGCGACCGGGTGCTCGTGATGCTCGGCAACGTGCCCGAGCTGTGGGTGGTCCTGATCGCCTGCATGGGGCTCGGCGCCCCCATCCTGCCCGCCGCGACGCTCCTGACTGCGGCCGATGTGGAGGACCGGGTGGAGCGCGGCCGGGTCCGGGCGGTCGTGACCGACGGCGCGAACGTGGAGAAGTTCGCCGGGCTGCCGGGTGACCTGCTGCGGGTGAGCGTGGACGCGAGCGCGGGACCGGGCTGGCATTCCCTCGCCGGGGCCGACCGGGCGCCCGCCGGGTTCACGCCCGACGGGGTGACGCGGGCGAGCGACCCGGTGCTGCTGTACTTCACCTCCGGCACCACCAGCCGCCCGAAGCTGGTGGTCCACACCCACGCCAGCTACCCGGCGGGGCACCTCTCGACCGGCTACTACCTCGGGCTGCGGGAGGGTGACCGCCACTGGAATATCTCCTCGCCCGGCTGGGCCAAGCACGCCTGGAGCAGCTTCTTCGTGCCCCTCACGGTGGGGGCGGCCGTGTACCTCGACAACGCCCGCTTCGACGCGGCGGCCACGCTGGGCAAGCTCGTCCGCCAGAGCGTCACCACCCTCTGTGCCCCGCCGACGGTGTGGCGGATGCTGATCCAGCAGGACCTCGCGGCCTATCCGGTGCGGCTGCGCGAGGCGGTGGGCGCGGGCGAGCCCCTCAACCCGGAGGTGATCACCCGGGTGCGGGCGGCCTGGGGGGTGACCATCCGCGACGGGTACGGGCAGACCGAGACGACCGCGCAGGTCGGCAACCCGCCCGGCGTGCCCGTCAGGCCCGGCAGCATGGGCCGCCCCCTCCCCGGCTACGAGGTCGTGCTGCTCGACGAGCACGGCCGCGAGGCGGACGAGGGCGAGCTGAACCTGCGCCTGGGGGCCGCGCGGCCCCTGGGGTTGATGGTGGGCTACGACGGCGACCCGGAGCGCACGGCGGCCGTGCTGGGCGGCGCGACCTACCCCACCGGGGACATCGTGCGGCGGGACGAGGACGGTTATCTCTTCTCCGTGGGCCGCTCGGACGACGTGTTCAAGAGCGCGGACTACCGGGTCTCGCCCTTCGAGCTGGAGTCCTTCCTCGTCACCCACCCCCTCGTCGCGGAGGCGGGCGTGGTGCCCAGCCCCCACCCCGAGCGGCTGTGCGTGCCCAAGGCCTACGTGGTCCTCGCCCCCGGGGTCGAGCCCTCGGCGGAGGTGGCGCGCGAGCTGCTCGCCTTCGCGCGGGAGGGCCTCTCGCCCCACCTGCGGATTCGCCGCCTGGAGTTCGCGCCGCTTCCCAAGACCATTAGCGGCAAGATTCGCCGGGTGGAGCTGACCGCCCACGCGCGGCAGGGGGTGGAGGGCGGCGTGCGCGGGGAACTGGAGTTCTGGGAGGAGGACTTCCCGGCGCCTCAGCCCGGGTAA
- a CDS encoding chemotaxis protein CheW, protein MRGRRVLLFCLGGRVFAVPADQSREAFAPGRVAALPLGRRVLLGVCAVQGRPVPLVNLAALVGEPEPTAELALLVETAGQPLAFPVAGVLGFESRTVPAPAPQDLLAEDTAGDLGPVHHLDLAALAQTVRAQLGVQASA, encoded by the coding sequence GTGCGGGGGCGCCGGGTCCTGCTCTTTTGCCTCGGCGGGCGCGTGTTCGCCGTGCCCGCCGACCAGAGCCGCGAGGCGTTCGCCCCGGGGCGGGTCGCCGCGTTGCCCCTGGGCCGCCGGGTGCTGCTGGGGGTCTGCGCGGTGCAGGGCCGCCCGGTGCCGCTCGTCAACCTCGCCGCTCTGGTCGGCGAGCCCGAGCCGACCGCCGAGCTGGCCCTGCTCGTGGAGACGGCCGGGCAACCCCTCGCCTTCCCCGTGGCGGGCGTCCTCGGCTTCGAGAGCCGGACGGTCCCCGCCCCCGCCCCCCAGGACCTGCTCGCCGAGGACACCGCGGGCGACCTGGGACCGGTGCACCACCTCGACCTGGCGGCCCTCGCGCAGACCGTGCGGGCGCAGCTCGGTGTCCAGGCGAGCGCCTGA